Genomic window (Streptomyces sp. SLBN-31):
GTGGCATTACGCGGCCGTGGAACCCGAGGGCGACGCGCGCAGCGACCTGTGGTTCATGTACCACCTGGGCCGCCGGATCAAGGAGCGGCTGGCCGCCTCCACCGACCCCATGGACCGCCCCATCCAGGACCTGACCTGGGACTACCCGGTCACCGGCGAGCTGGACGAGCCCGTCGCCGACGCCGTCCTCGCCGAGATCAGCGGCCATGGCCCCGACGACTCCCCGCTCAGCGCCTACACCGAGCTCAAGGACGACGGCTCGACCCGCTGCGGCTGCTGGATCTACTGCGGCGTCTACGCCGACGGCGTCAACCAGGCCGCCCGCAAGAAGCCCCAGTGGGAACAGGACTGGGTGGCCGCCGAATGGGCCTGGGCCTGGCCCGCCAACCGCCGCATCCTCTACAACCGCGCCTCGGCCGCCCCCGACGGCACCCCCTGGAGCGAACGCAAGAAATACGTCTGGTGGGACCCGGAGCAGGGCAAGTGGACCGGGCACGACGTCCCGGACTTCGTACCCGACCGAGCCCCCGACTACGTACCCGACGAGGACGCCGTCGGGCCCGACGCGCTGCGCGGCGACGACCCGTTCATCATGCAGGCCGACGGCAAGGGCTGGCTGTTCACGCCGGCCGGCCTGGAGGACGGGCCCATGCCCACCCACTACGAGCCCCAGGACTCCCCGTTCCCCAACGCCCTGTACCCCTCCACCCCGCGCAGTCCCGTGCGCCAGCTCCTGCCGCGCGAGGGCAACCGTTACCACCCGAGCGGTGACGAGAAGGGCGCCGAGGTCTTCCCGTACATCGTCACCACCCACCGCCTCACCGAGCACTTCACGGCGGGCGGCATGAGCCGCTGGTCGGAGTATCTGTCCGAGCTGCAGCCGGAGTTCTTCTGCGAGGTCTCGCCCGAACTGGCCCGGGAACGGGGCCTGGAGAACGGCGGCTGGGCGACCGTCGTCACCGCCCGCAACGCCGTCGAGGCGCGGGTGCTGGTGACCGAGCGCATGCGGCCGCTGCGGGTGCAGGGCCGGGTCGTCCACCAGATCGGCCTGCCCTTCCACTGGGGGCCCAACGGCGTCGTGACCGGCGACGCGGCCAACGAGCTGACGGCCATCGCCCTCGACCCCAACGCCCACATCCAGGAGGACAAGGCGCTGACCGCCGACATCCGCCCGGGCCGCCGGCCGCGCGGACCGGAACTGTCGAGGCTGGTCGCCGACTACCGCAGGCGGGCCGGCATCACCTCGGACACCGGAACGGAGACACGCAAGTGAGCGAGGAACGCGTCGGGTTCTTCACCGACACCTCCGTGTGCATCGGCTGCAAGGCCTGCGAGGTTGCCTGCAAGGAGTGGAACGCCATCCCCGAGGACGGCCTGTCCCTGACCGCCATGTCCTACGACAACACGCAGGCCCTCGGCGCCTCCACCTGGCGGCACGTCGCCTTCATCGAGCAGCCCCGGCCGGACGGCCGTACGCAACTCCCCGTCGTGGAAGGCGGATCGACCGCCCAGGAGACGGCCGTCGGCGGTGACGGCGAGCTGCGCTGGCTGATGTCCTCCGACGTGTGCAAGCACTGCACGCACGCCGCCTGCCTCGACGTCTGTCCCACCGGTTCGCTCTTCCGCACCGAGTTCGGCACAGTCGTCGTCCAGGAGGACATCTGCAACGGCTGCGGCTACTGCGTGCCCGCCTGCCCCTACGGCGTCATCGAGCAACGGCCGCACGACGGACGCGCGTTCAAATGCACGATGTGCTACGACCGCCTTGGCGCAGGACAGGAACCGGCCTGCGCCAAGGCCTGCCCCACGGAGTCCATCCAATTCGGGCCGCTCGACGAACTGCGCGAGCGGGCCGCCCTCCGGGTCGACCAGCTGCACGAGGCGGGCGTCCCCGAGGCCCGGCTGTACGGCCACGACCCGGACGACGGCGTGGGCGGCGACGGCGCGTTCTTCCTGCTGCTGGACGAGCCCGAGGTGTACGGGCTGCCGCCGGACCCCGTGGTCACCACCCGGGACCTGCCGGCCATGTGGAAGCACGCGGGCGCCGCCGCCCTGTCACTGCTGGGCGGCGTCGCGGCCTGCTTCGTGGCGACGACGGGAAGGGGCCGACGATGAGCGTGATCCAGAACGCGCGGCGCGGCCGGCGTCGGCGCGGCGAGCAACCGGTCGTCCCGCGGGCCGAGTTCCGTTCCTACTACGGCCGTCCAGTCATCAAGAAGCCCTCCTGGGAAGCCACCGACATCGCCGGGTACTTCTTCCTCGGCGGGCTCGCGGGCGCGGGTTCCGTGCTCGCGGCGGGGGCGCACCTGACGGGACGTACCAGCACCGCGACGGCACTGAAGGTGTCCTCGCTCACCGCCGTCTCCCTCTCGGCCGCCGCCCTCATCCACGACCTGGGCAAACCCAGCCGCTTCGCGAACATGCTGCGTGTGTTCAAGCCGACCTCGCCGATGAGCATGGGCTCCTGGCTGCTCGGCGCCTACGGCCCCGCCGCGGGGGCGGCTGCCGCGAGCGCGGTGACCGGCCGGTTGCCGCGTCTGGGGGGCGTGGCAACCGGCGCCGCCGCGCTGCTCGGCCCCGCCGTCGCCACCTACACCGGGGTACTGGCCGCGGACACCGCCGTACCGGCCTGGCACGGCGCCCATCGCGAACTGCCCTACCTGTTCGCGGCGTCCGCGACGGCCGCCGCCTCCGGCATGGCGCTGATGGCCGGACCGGCCGGCGAGAACCTGCCCGCCCGCTGCGCCGCCGGGCTGGCCGCCGTGGCCGACACGGCGATGGAGAAGGCCGCGGAACGGCGGCTGGGCATGGTCGCCGAGACCTGGAAGGAAGGCCGGGCGGGCACGCTGCTGCGCTCGGCCCGCGCGCTCACCATCGGCGGCGCGGTCGCGGGAGCCCTCTTCGGCGACCGCCGTCCGGCCGCGGTCGCCTCCGGCCTCGCCCTGCTCGCCGGCTCCGCCTGCACCCGCTTCGGCATCTTCGCAGCGGGCGTCGCCTCCGCCGAGGACCCGAAGTACACGGTGATGCCACAGCGGGAGCGGCTGGACGCGGCGACGCCCGAGGGGTCTTCGGGGTCTTCGTAGCGGGGCTCAGCCGACCCTGCGTCTCCTCGGGGCGCCGCGTCTTCCTCTGCGTCCCCTCGGCGTCTTCCTCTGAGTCCCCTCGGGGCGCCGCCTCTTCGCTCTGGTGCGGGGCGGCGCCCGAGGGTGCCGTAGCCGGGGCTCAGCCGACCTTGCGTCCCCGCAGCGGTTCCGTGGGGGCGCCCTCGCCCTGCTGGAGGCCGTGCAGGAACTCCCGGAGGACCTCGGTGGCCGAGTGCCGCGGCGCCCAGCCCAGTTCCGTACGCGCGCGCGTGCAGTCCATCAGGGGCAGGCGCAGCACCGCGTCGAACAGGTGCGGCGAGGCGGGCAGCAGGTGCAGGTTCCAGGCCGCGGCGATCGCCGAGCGGGCCGCGGCGCGGGGGAGGCGGACCGGGCGGGTGTCCAGCATCTCGGCCAGCAGCTCCGCGTCGACCCACGGCTCGGCGGCCAGGTTGAAGGCACCGCGGGCCTCCGTGCCCAGCGCCGCGACGTACGCCCTGGCCGCGTCGTCGGTGTGCAGCGCCTGCACCCGCAGGCCGGGGACGTCGGGCAGGAACGGCAGCAGCTCGGGGCGGGCCAGCGAGCCCGGCAGGAAGCGGCCGCCGAAGATCCGGCGCTGCTCGCTGGCCGACTCCCGCTTGAACAGGAACGCCGGCCGCATCCGCACCACCCGCACCTCGGGATGTTCGCGCTCGAACGTGTCCAGCGCACGCTCCAGATACGCCTTCTCCCGGCAGTACGCGGCGTCCGGCCAGCCGTGCGTCGGCCACGACTCGTCCACCGGGCGGTCCTTCGGCCCCGGAGAGTAGGCGCCCACCGACGAGGCGTGCACCAGCGTCGGCACCCCGGCCGCCGCCACCGCCTCGAACACCCGGATGGAGCCGAGGACGTTCGTGCGCCAGGTGGTCGCCGGGTCGTGCGTCGGCTGGAACGCCCACGCCAGATGGATCACCGCGTCGGCGTCCGCGAACTCCTTGACCAGGTCCGCTCCTTCGGACGCCAGGTCGACCGCGGACCAGTCCGTCCGGGGCGGCGACCAGTCGGGGATGCGCCGGGCCAGCCCCAGGACGGAACCGACGTCCGAGTCCTCCGAGAGCGCGCGCACCACGCTGGTGCCGACATTGCCGGTGGCGCCCGTGACCACGATCCTGCTGCCCGCTGTGCTGCTCACCTTCGGCTCCTTCGCTCGCTCGCTCGACGAGCCGACCGAGTACCCGTGCGGCGCGGATTCACCTGCCGCCCGGCATGACCCCGGAGGTAATCGACCCCGGCGGCGGCTGCCGGAACCATGGGGGGCGTACCCACCGCACCGGACCGCAGGAGGTCGTCCCATGCCGTACTTCACCAGCCCCGCCGACGGTACGCGGCTGCACTACGTCGACTACGGACCGGCCGACGGACCGGTGGCCGCCTTCATCAACAGCGCCTACCTGGGCTCCGAGATGTGGGAGTTCCAGATGCCGGCGCTGGCCGCGGCGGGCCACCGCTGCGTGAGCCTGGACCGCCGGGGGCACGGCCGCTCCGACGACGTCTGGAACGGCTTCGACCTCGACACCCTCGCCGACGACCTGTACGGGCTCCTCGACCACCTCGACCTGCGCGAGGTCACGCTGATCGGTCACTCGATGGGCTCGGTCGAGATCACCCGCTGTCTCACCCGGCACGGTGCCGACCGGGTGGCCCGGGTCGCCTTCGTCGCCGGCATCGCGCCGGGCGTGGTGCGCACCGCCGACAACCCGGACGGTCTGGACCCCGACGTCGTGCGCGCCGCCAACGAGGTGTGCCGCCGGGACCGGCCGGCGTTCTTCCAGGACGGCATCGCCGGCTTCTTCGCCGTGGACCGCCCGGGCAACGAGGTGTCCGAGGCGTTCATGCAGTACCTCGTCCAGCGCGCCCAGCTCTCCTCGCCGCACTCCACGGCCGCGGTCCAGGAACTCGTCGCCACCGTGGACGTCGCACCCGAACTCCCCAAGATCGACCTGCCGGTCCTCGTCTTCCACGGCACCCACGACACCTCGGCCCCCCTGGAGACGACCGCCCACCGCGCCACCCGCCTCCTCCCCGACGCCACCCTCAGGACCTACGCCGACGCCGGCCACGGCCTGTTCGTCACCCACGCCGACCAACTGACGTCGGACCTGCGGGAGTTCATGGCGGACTGAGCCCGGCGGTGCGAGGGGCCGGGGGATGATCGGGGCATGAGCGAGATCATCCTGATGGCCGACGCCCGGGTCGCCGCCGTCCCCGTCGAGGACAACGGCGAACCCCTCGTCGACGTACGCGAGGCACTGCTGGTCGACGACCGCAAACACGAGGACTCCCGCGGTGCCGAGGTCCATCTGCGCCGCGGCGTCCTCGAACGCCTCCTCACGGCGCAGGCCCTGCTGCCCGACGGTCTGCGACTGCTCTTCGTGGAGGGGTACCGGCCGCCGCCCCTCCAGCGCCTCTACTTCGAGCGTTACGCCGACGAACTGCGAGCCACCCACCCGGACTGGCCGGCCGACCGGGTGCACAGCGCCGCGAGCCGCTACGTGTCCCCACCCGATCTCGCGCCGCACAGCGCCGGAGCGGCGGTCGACCTGACCCTCGCCGACGCGGACGGCCGTGAACTGGACCTGGGGACACCGATGAACGCCGGCCCCGAGCAGAGCGACGGCGCCTGCTACACCGGAGCCGGGAACATCACCGCCGAGGCCCGGGCCCACCGTGCCGTACTGGGCGAGGCGATGGGCGCCGCCGGGCTGGTCAACTACCCGACCGAGTGGTGGCACTGGTCGTACGGCGACCGCTACTGGGCCCTGGCGACGGGAGCACCCGCCGCCCTGTACGGACCCCGGGATTCGGTCCGCGGCTAGCCCGCGAAGGCGTTCACGCCCGTCAGTTGTGCTGACAGGTCCCACAGGCGGGACGCCTGCGCGGGGTCGGTCGCCCAGGGCTTGACGCCGGAGGTGGCGTCGCCCGTGGCGGGTTCGGCGATGTCGCAGTCCTCCAGGTAGACGCCGCCGAGACCGTCCAGCTGGGGTGAGGTCGCCGCCCAGACCTGGGTGGCCGCGCCCTGCTGGGGGGTCTTGAAGCCCTCGGGGTTGAGGATGTTGCCGTCCGCGTCGATCCACCCGCGCTCCATCATCTCCTCCCGCGGGATGTGCCGCTGCAGCGGCGTGAGGATGCCGCCGGGGTGGAGCGAGAAGGCGCGGACGCCCGAGTCGCGGCCGAGCCGGTCGAGGTGGACGGCGAACAAGACGTTGGCGGTCTTGGCCTGGCCGTAGGCCTGCCACTTGTCGTAGCCCTGCTGCCAGTTGACGTCGTCCCAGCGGATGCCGGAGAAGTGGTGGGCGCGGGAGGAGACGGAGACGACCCGGGCGCCGCCCGGCGCGATCGCCGGCCAGAGGCGGTTGACCAGGGCGAAGTGGCCGAGGTGGTTGGTCGCGAACTGCGCCTCCCAGCCGGGCCCCACGCGCGTCTCGGGGCAGGCCATGATCCCGGCGTTGTCGATGACGATGTCGAGGACGCGGCTGGTGGCGAGGAACCGCTCGGCGAAGGACCGCACACTGTCCAGGTCGCCGAGGTCCAGTTCGTCCACCTCGACGCCGTCGAGACCGGCGAGCGCCTCCTCGGCCGTCGCCCGGCGCCGGGCCGGGACGACCACCTGGGCGCCCGCCTCGGTGAGGGCGCGGGTCGTCTCCAGGCCGAGTCCGGAGTAGCCGCCGGTGACGAGGGCCAGCTTCCCGGTGAGGTCCAGGCCCCGCAGGACGTCGTCCGCGGTGCTGGTCGCGCCGAAGCCGGATCCGATCTTGTGCTGTGGAGTGCTCATGCCGGGAACGCTACGGATTGGAGTGCTCTCGAAGTCAAGTGCGGCCGAGCCGCAGGAAGAGAGAAGCCCCGACCGGACGGGGGGATGCCGGTCGGGGCAGTCGAGGTGTGGGTGCGCACGGTGGTCGCCTCTCGGCGAAAGGCTCCACAGGGCTTCAGCCGAACGATCGTCCCTGTGGGCGGAAGGTGAGGCCCGGGGACACTGTCCCGTCCACACCCACGCCGTGTTCAACGGTCAACCACCCTCAGGTGTTCCGCTGTTCGGCCTCTTCGACGGTGATCTGGGTCACCTGCGCGGCGGCGGGAACGGAGTCCACCCACAGGTTCTCCGCCTGCAGCACCAGCGAGCCGAGCACGGTCGTCCGGTCCGCCCTGCCGGACGCCTGCTCCCGCAGTTCCTCCTGCAGCCGCCGGTGCAGGGCCTGCCGGGCCTCCTCACCCCGGCCGTCCGCCCCCTCGACCCCGCGAGCGTCGAGCAGCCGTACCCCCTCCGCGGCGCACGCCTCGGCGATCAGCTCCAGCAGCCGCGCGTACGTCCGCAGCACCCGCGCCTCCGGCAGGGCCGGCGTGCGCCCGTCCTCGGCCGCGACCACGAGGGTCCGCACCAGACTCCCCACATGCCCGGTGACCCTGCTGAAGCGCTCGTCCTCCGACTCCTCGGGCACCGCCGCGGGGACCCGGTGCAGGGCGCGCAACGGCCGGCTCGTCAGCCGCAGGCTCTCCCGGCTCCAGCGGCGCGCCGAGCGCAGCGCCTCCAGCCGGTGCTCCAGCCGCGCCGTGGCGTGCGACCAGCCGGCCGTGGTCCGCGCGTCCCAGCGCTCGTGCCGCAGGTCGTCCGCGACCGTCCGCAGCACGTCCCCGGCCTCCCGGGCGAGGGCCGCGAGGTTCTCCCGCACGTCCCGCAGGTGGATGGGCGGCAGGATGAGCGCGTTGACGGCCACCCCGATCACCGCGCCCAGCGCCGCCTGCCCCACCCGGTGCCCGACCGCGGTCGCGGTCACGGTGCCCGACGCCAGGGTGAACACCGCCGTGGTCGCCGCGTAGACCCCCTGGTCGCCGAAGCGCGACCAGTTCGACAACAGCATCAGCACCGGCAGGCACAGCGCGAGCGCGCCCAGCGTCGCCCCCGTCAGAGCCTGCGCCGCCGACGCGAACAGGGTGCCGACGCAGATCGCCGCCAGCTGCTGCGCCGCCTGCCGCAACGAGCTGTACACGGTGGCCTGCACCAGGAGCAGCGCCACCCAGGGCGCCATCAGTGCCATCGGGTCGTTCATCCCGTCGCTCGCCACGATCCAGGCGAGCAGCGCCGCCCCGGCCGCCTTGAGCGACTGCACGACCAGGTCCCGTTCCCGCCCCGGTGAACGCCAGGCCGCCCGCGCCGAGCGACCGGCCCTGACGGCCCCCCGCCGCCAGGCGTGTGCCGAGTGCGTGAACACCGCTTTCGTCCTGCTCATGCGCCTACGGGTGTCCAAGATCGCGGCCCCGGAGCGGGGGGAAAGCTGTGACATGCCGCACTCAGGCGAAGGGCCCTTCCTTCAACGAGGCCAGCAGATGCGCCGGATCGTCGTAGACCGTCTCGGCGCCCGCCTCCTCCAGGTCGCGGCGGGGGACGCCGCCGCACAGCACGCCCACGCAGCGCACCCCGGCCCGGCTGCCCGCGCGCATGTCCCACACGGTGTCGCCGACGAACACCGCCCGCTCGGGCGGGACTCCGGCCAGCTCCAGGGCGTGCTCGACCGGCTCGGGTGCCGGCTTGCCCTCGTCGACGTCGTCGGCGCTCGCGGTGGCGGTGATCACGTCGTCGGCCGAGATGGCACGGCGCAGCGCGGACAGCTCGGGGCCGC
Coding sequences:
- a CDS encoding SDR family oxidoreductase, which produces MSSTAGSRIVVTGATGNVGTSVVRALSEDSDVGSVLGLARRIPDWSPPRTDWSAVDLASEGADLVKEFADADAVIHLAWAFQPTHDPATTWRTNVLGSIRVFEAVAAAGVPTLVHASSVGAYSPGPKDRPVDESWPTHGWPDAAYCREKAYLERALDTFEREHPEVRVVRMRPAFLFKRESASEQRRIFGGRFLPGSLARPELLPFLPDVPGLRVQALHTDDAARAYVAALGTEARGAFNLAAEPWVDAELLAEMLDTRPVRLPRAAARSAIAAAWNLHLLPASPHLFDAVLRLPLMDCTRARTELGWAPRHSATEVLREFLHGLQQGEGAPTEPLRGRKVG
- a CDS encoding alpha/beta fold hydrolase, encoding MPYFTSPADGTRLHYVDYGPADGPVAAFINSAYLGSEMWEFQMPALAAAGHRCVSLDRRGHGRSDDVWNGFDLDTLADDLYGLLDHLDLREVTLIGHSMGSVEITRCLTRHGADRVARVAFVAGIAPGVVRTADNPDGLDPDVVRAANEVCRRDRPAFFQDGIAGFFAVDRPGNEVSEAFMQYLVQRAQLSSPHSTAAVQELVATVDVAPELPKIDLPVLVFHGTHDTSAPLETTAHRATRLLPDATLRTYADAGHGLFVTHADQLTSDLREFMAD
- a CDS encoding M15 family metallopeptidase; translated protein: MSEIILMADARVAAVPVEDNGEPLVDVREALLVDDRKHEDSRGAEVHLRRGVLERLLTAQALLPDGLRLLFVEGYRPPPLQRLYFERYADELRATHPDWPADRVHSAASRYVSPPDLAPHSAGAAVDLTLADADGRELDLGTPMNAGPEQSDGACYTGAGNITAEARAHRAVLGEAMGAAGLVNYPTEWWHWSYGDRYWALATGAPAALYGPRDSVRG
- the nrfD gene encoding NrfD/PsrC family molybdoenzyme membrane anchor subunit gives rise to the protein MSVIQNARRGRRRRGEQPVVPRAEFRSYYGRPVIKKPSWEATDIAGYFFLGGLAGAGSVLAAGAHLTGRTSTATALKVSSLTAVSLSAAALIHDLGKPSRFANMLRVFKPTSPMSMGSWLLGAYGPAAGAAAASAVTGRLPRLGGVATGAAALLGPAVATYTGVLAADTAVPAWHGAHRELPYLFAASATAAASGMALMAGPAGENLPARCAAGLAAVADTAMEKAAERRLGMVAETWKEGRAGTLLRSARALTIGGAVAGALFGDRRPAAVASGLALLAGSACTRFGIFAAGVASAEDPKYTVMPQRERLDAATPEGSSGSS
- a CDS encoding 4Fe-4S dicluster domain-containing protein, translated to MSEERVGFFTDTSVCIGCKACEVACKEWNAIPEDGLSLTAMSYDNTQALGASTWRHVAFIEQPRPDGRTQLPVVEGGSTAQETAVGGDGELRWLMSSDVCKHCTHAACLDVCPTGSLFRTEFGTVVVQEDICNGCGYCVPACPYGVIEQRPHDGRAFKCTMCYDRLGAGQEPACAKACPTESIQFGPLDELRERAALRVDQLHEAGVPEARLYGHDPDDGVGGDGAFFLLLDEPEVYGLPPDPVVTTRDLPAMWKHAGAAALSLLGGVAACFVATTGRGRR
- a CDS encoding aromatic acid exporter family protein, encoding MSRTKAVFTHSAHAWRRGAVRAGRSARAAWRSPGRERDLVVQSLKAAGAALLAWIVASDGMNDPMALMAPWVALLLVQATVYSSLRQAAQQLAAICVGTLFASAAQALTGATLGALALCLPVLMLLSNWSRFGDQGVYAATTAVFTLASGTVTATAVGHRVGQAALGAVIGVAVNALILPPIHLRDVRENLAALAREAGDVLRTVADDLRHERWDARTTAGWSHATARLEHRLEALRSARRWSRESLRLTSRPLRALHRVPAAVPEESEDERFSRVTGHVGSLVRTLVVAAEDGRTPALPEARVLRTYARLLELIAEACAAEGVRLLDARGVEGADGRGEEARQALHRRLQEELREQASGRADRTTVLGSLVLQAENLWVDSVPAAAQVTQITVEEAEQRNT
- a CDS encoding HAD family hydrolase: MERAAVFDVDGTLADTNHLHVVTWWEAFRQAGHDIPMHAIHRSIGLGSEDLVARLLGERRDKDQDAELSAAHKALYGQYFDRLPAFRDAGRLLRRLDRDGWQVVLATSASGPELSALRRAISADDVITATASADDVDEGKPAPEPVEHALELAGVPPERAVFVGDTVWDMRAGSRAGVRCVGVLCGGVPRRDLEEAGAETVYDDPAHLLASLKEGPFA
- a CDS encoding SDR family NAD(P)-dependent oxidoreductase; the protein is MSTPQHKIGSGFGATSTADDVLRGLDLTGKLALVTGGYSGLGLETTRALTEAGAQVVVPARRRATAEEALAGLDGVEVDELDLGDLDSVRSFAERFLATSRVLDIVIDNAGIMACPETRVGPGWEAQFATNHLGHFALVNRLWPAIAPGGARVVSVSSRAHHFSGIRWDDVNWQQGYDKWQAYGQAKTANVLFAVHLDRLGRDSGVRAFSLHPGGILTPLQRHIPREEMMERGWIDADGNILNPEGFKTPQQGAATQVWAATSPQLDGLGGVYLEDCDIAEPATGDATSGVKPWATDPAQASRLWDLSAQLTGVNAFAG